One window of the Rhodococcus sovatensis genome contains the following:
- a CDS encoding acyl-ACP desaturase: MPTFMTDGDLLLRLEPAVEENLTRHIAESDDWHPHDFAPWDEGRNFAFLGGEDWSPEQSHLSDVEILSATVGVLVADNLPAYHRELARALTGLGAWWKWTGRWTSEENRQAIVLRDYLVLTRAVDPVALERVRMEEMTKGYDAPSLHVLDIIAHFAIDETAAALRNTNTIALGGDEVLAKILTKIAADDTRQASFYVNIVNEAFGVAPDQMARAIADRVLGYAIPVVDLPSKANSTEALKDAGIYDEDQQCDKVFKPLLERWNFFGRDDLGDEGKKAREELAHLA; encoded by the coding sequence ATGCCTACTTTCATGACGGACGGTGACCTGCTGCTCCGACTGGAGCCCGCCGTCGAAGAAAATCTGACTCGCCACATCGCCGAATCGGACGACTGGCATCCTCACGATTTCGCGCCGTGGGACGAGGGTAGAAACTTCGCGTTTCTCGGTGGCGAAGACTGGTCTCCCGAGCAGTCCCACCTGAGCGACGTCGAGATCTTGTCGGCGACGGTCGGAGTACTCGTGGCCGACAACCTGCCCGCCTACCACCGTGAACTCGCTCGCGCGCTGACCGGCCTCGGGGCGTGGTGGAAGTGGACCGGTCGTTGGACGTCGGAGGAGAACCGGCAGGCAATCGTGCTGCGCGACTACCTGGTGCTGACCCGCGCGGTCGACCCGGTCGCTCTCGAGCGTGTGCGAATGGAAGAAATGACCAAGGGATACGACGCCCCCAGCCTGCACGTGCTGGACATCATCGCGCACTTCGCGATCGACGAAACTGCTGCGGCCCTGCGAAACACCAACACGATCGCCCTCGGCGGTGACGAGGTGCTTGCGAAGATCCTGACCAAGATTGCAGCCGACGACACCCGGCAGGCTTCGTTCTACGTCAACATTGTCAACGAGGCGTTCGGCGTCGCACCGGACCAGATGGCTCGGGCGATTGCGGACCGCGTGCTCGGCTACGCCATCCCGGTGGTCGATCTGCCGAGCAAGGCGAACAGTACCGAGGCTTTGAAAGACGCGGGCATCTACGACGAGGATCAGCAGTGCGACAAGGTGTTCAAGCCGCTACTGGAGCGTTGGAACTTCTTCGGTCGTGACGACCTCGGCGACGAGGGTAAGAAGGCGCGCGAGGAGCTCGCTCACTTGGCGTGA
- the xseA gene encoding exodeoxyribonuclease VII large subunit, producing the protein MTASTAEEPWPVRTVAMKVAGWIDKLGSVWVEGQLTQINARPGTRTAFLVLRDPSADMSLSVTCSPQLLDRSPVPLSEGAQVILYGKLSFYTGRGTISLRATDIRAVGVGELLARVEKLRALLAAEGLFDPRLKRPLPFLPSRIGLITARASAAEKDVLTVAQRRWPAVQFDIRHTPVQGPTAVPAILDALKELEGNVDVIILARGGGSVEDLLPFSDEALCRAISRATTPIVSAIGHEPDSPLSDHVADLRAATPTDAAKLVVPDAVAEQNLVVELRARTAAALRNWVAREARGLEMIRHRPVLADPIAGLDHRREEIVRLVDAGRRDVLRELAKQDTLLEHLRARLQTLGPAATLARGYAVVQRMVAGGDPEVLRSVDDAPPGTQIRVRVADGAVTAAVMGKVR; encoded by the coding sequence GTGACCGCGAGTACAGCCGAAGAGCCGTGGCCCGTTCGCACTGTCGCGATGAAGGTCGCGGGGTGGATCGACAAGCTCGGCAGTGTGTGGGTGGAAGGTCAGCTGACTCAGATCAACGCCCGGCCCGGCACCCGGACTGCGTTCCTCGTCCTGCGTGACCCGTCCGCGGACATGTCACTGTCGGTGACCTGCTCGCCGCAGCTGCTCGACCGCTCCCCCGTTCCACTGAGCGAGGGCGCCCAGGTCATTCTGTACGGGAAGCTGTCGTTCTACACCGGCCGTGGAACGATCTCTTTGCGCGCCACTGACATTCGCGCAGTAGGCGTCGGCGAACTACTGGCCCGTGTAGAGAAGCTGCGCGCACTGCTCGCCGCAGAGGGCCTGTTCGATCCACGACTGAAACGTCCACTTCCGTTCCTGCCGAGCAGGATCGGCTTGATCACCGCACGAGCGTCGGCGGCCGAGAAAGACGTCCTCACCGTCGCTCAGAGGCGCTGGCCAGCAGTGCAGTTCGACATTCGCCACACGCCGGTTCAAGGCCCGACCGCGGTGCCGGCGATTCTCGACGCCTTGAAAGAACTCGAGGGCAACGTCGACGTCATCATTCTCGCGCGCGGAGGTGGCAGCGTCGAGGACCTTCTCCCATTTTCCGACGAGGCCCTGTGCCGCGCTATTTCGCGGGCGACGACGCCGATCGTCAGCGCCATCGGCCACGAGCCCGACAGTCCCCTGAGTGATCACGTCGCCGACCTCAGGGCAGCAACCCCGACGGACGCCGCCAAGTTGGTGGTACCCGATGCCGTCGCCGAACAGAACCTTGTTGTCGAACTACGCGCGAGAACTGCCGCCGCGCTGCGCAACTGGGTGGCACGCGAGGCACGCGGGTTGGAGATGATCCGGCACCGACCGGTCCTCGCCGATCCGATCGCCGGCCTCGATCACCGACGCGAGGAGATCGTCAGGCTCGTCGACGCAGGCCGCCGCGACGTCCTTCGCGAGCTCGCTAAACAGGACACCCTCCTCGAGCATCTACGCGCGCGACTACAGACTCTCGGCCCGGCGGCGACGCTCGCGCGCGGCTATGCCGTCGTGCAGCGTATGGTCGCCGGCGGCGATCCCGAAGTGCTGCGATCGGTCGACGACGCACCTCCGGGCACACAGATCCGAGTACGTGTGGCCGACGGCGCTGTCACGGCCGCGGTCATGGGCAAAGTTCGATAG
- a CDS encoding class II fumarate hydratase: MTENEQQFRIEHDTMGEVRVPIDALWRAQTQRAVENFPISGRPLERTQIRAMGLLKAACAQVNKDLGLLDGALADAIIAAATEIADGKHDDQFPIDVFQTGSGTSSNMNANEVIASIAKAAGVEVHPNDHVNMSQSSNDTFPTATHVAATEAAVTSLVPALKHLHEALAAKAVEWKTVVKSGRTHLMDAVPVTLGQEFGGYARQIEAGIERVEATLPRLGELPIGGTAVGTGLNAPDGFGPKVVAELVKSTGIDALTAAKDSFEAQAARDGLVEASGALRTIAVSLTKIANDIRWMGSGPLTGLGEITLPDLQPGSSIMPGKVNPVLPEAVTQVAAQVIGNDAAVAFGGASGAFELNVYIPMMARNVLESFKLLANVSVLFADKCVVGLEANVEHLKTLAESSPSIVTPLNSAIGYEEAAAVAKQALKEKKTIRQTVIDRGLIGDKLSEEELDKRLDVLAMAKVKD, translated from the coding sequence ATGACAGAGAACGAACAGCAGTTCCGGATCGAGCACGACACCATGGGAGAGGTTCGCGTCCCCATCGACGCACTCTGGCGTGCACAGACGCAGCGCGCAGTGGAGAACTTCCCCATCTCCGGGCGTCCGCTCGAGCGCACTCAGATCCGCGCGATGGGCCTGCTCAAGGCAGCCTGCGCGCAGGTCAACAAGGACCTGGGTCTGCTCGACGGCGCACTGGCCGACGCGATCATCGCCGCTGCCACCGAAATCGCCGACGGCAAGCACGACGATCAGTTCCCGATCGACGTCTTCCAGACCGGCTCGGGCACCAGCTCGAACATGAACGCCAACGAGGTCATCGCGTCGATCGCCAAGGCGGCAGGCGTCGAGGTTCACCCGAACGATCACGTCAACATGTCGCAGTCTTCCAACGACACCTTCCCGACGGCTACTCACGTCGCCGCCACCGAGGCAGCCGTCACCTCGCTCGTTCCCGCCCTGAAGCACCTCCACGAGGCGCTGGCAGCCAAGGCCGTCGAGTGGAAGACAGTCGTGAAGTCCGGCCGCACACACCTGATGGATGCCGTTCCGGTCACGCTCGGCCAGGAGTTCGGCGGCTACGCCCGCCAGATCGAAGCAGGCATCGAGCGCGTCGAAGCGACCCTGCCGCGGCTGGGCGAGCTGCCCATCGGCGGCACCGCCGTCGGCACCGGCCTCAATGCTCCCGACGGCTTCGGCCCGAAAGTCGTTGCGGAACTGGTCAAGTCGACCGGAATCGACGCTCTCACCGCAGCGAAGGACTCGTTCGAGGCTCAGGCTGCACGTGACGGACTCGTCGAGGCTTCGGGGGCACTGCGCACCATCGCGGTCTCACTGACCAAGATTGCCAACGACATTCGCTGGATGGGATCGGGGCCGCTCACCGGACTCGGCGAGATCACCCTCCCCGACCTACAGCCCGGTAGCTCCATCATGCCCGGCAAGGTCAATCCCGTTCTGCCCGAGGCCGTTACGCAGGTCGCGGCTCAGGTCATCGGCAACGACGCCGCAGTCGCATTCGGCGGCGCGTCGGGCGCATTCGAGCTCAACGTGTACATCCCGATGATGGCACGCAACGTGCTCGAGTCGTTCAAGCTGCTCGCCAACGTCTCGGTCCTGTTCGCCGACAAGTGCGTCGTCGGGCTCGAAGCCAACGTCGAGCACCTCAAGACCCTCGCCGAGTCCTCGCCGTCCATCGTGACGCCGCTGAACTCCGCGATCGGCTACGAGGAAGCAGCGGCCGTCGCGAAGCAGGCGCTGAAGGAGAAGAAGACGATCCGTCAGACCGTCATCGACCGCGGACTCATCGGCGACAAGCTGAGCGAGGAAGAGCTCGACAAGCGTCTCGATGTCCTGGCCATGGCGAAGGTCAAGGACTAG
- the glpX gene encoding class II fructose-bisphosphatase: MTASTESTRAMAPDRNLALELVRVTEAGALASGRWVGRGDKEGGDGAAVDAMRQLVSSVSMRGVVVIGEGEKDEAPMLYNGEQVGNGNGPEVDFAVDPVDGTTLMAKGMPNAISVLAVAERGAMFDPSAVFYMKKIAVGPDFADAIDITAPVAENIARVAKIKKGSSSDVTVCILDRPRHAELIQQVRDTGARIRLISDGDVAGAIAAARPTSPIDILMGTGGTPEGIIAAAAMRCMGGAHQGMLAPTDDDERQKAIDAGHDLDRVLSTEDLVSGENVFFTATGVTDGDLLQGVRYSGGGAHTQSIVMRSKSGTVRMIDAYHQLNKLKEYSNIDFDGDTSGAIPSF, translated from the coding sequence ATGACGGCCAGCACCGAGTCCACTCGCGCCATGGCGCCAGATCGCAACCTCGCACTCGAACTCGTCCGTGTCACCGAGGCCGGTGCGCTCGCCTCGGGTCGCTGGGTCGGTCGCGGCGACAAAGAAGGTGGCGACGGAGCAGCCGTCGATGCAATGCGTCAGCTGGTCAGCTCGGTATCGATGCGCGGCGTCGTGGTCATCGGTGAGGGCGAGAAGGACGAAGCGCCGATGCTCTACAACGGCGAGCAGGTCGGCAACGGCAACGGCCCCGAGGTCGACTTCGCTGTCGATCCCGTCGACGGAACCACGCTGATGGCCAAGGGCATGCCCAACGCCATCTCGGTTCTCGCAGTCGCCGAGCGCGGCGCCATGTTCGACCCGTCCGCTGTCTTCTACATGAAGAAGATTGCCGTCGGACCCGACTTCGCCGACGCCATCGACATCACGGCTCCGGTCGCGGAGAACATCGCCCGTGTCGCCAAGATCAAGAAGGGATCCTCGTCCGACGTCACGGTGTGCATCCTCGATCGGCCCCGGCACGCCGAGCTGATCCAGCAGGTACGCGACACCGGTGCTCGCATTCGACTGATCTCCGACGGTGATGTCGCCGGTGCTATCGCCGCCGCCCGACCCACCTCGCCCATCGACATCCTGATGGGAACCGGCGGAACCCCAGAAGGCATCATCGCCGCAGCCGCCATGCGCTGCATGGGCGGTGCCCACCAGGGCATGCTTGCTCCGACCGACGACGACGAACGCCAGAAGGCAATCGACGCCGGACACGATCTCGATCGGGTCCTCTCCACCGAGGACCTGGTCTCGGGCGAGAACGTCTTCTTCACCGCGACCGGCGTCACCGACGGCGACCTGCTCCAAGGCGTCCGATATTCGGGCGGCGGCGCACACACGCAGTCCATCGTGATGCGCTCCAAGTCCGGCACCGTCCGCATGATCGACGCGTACCACCAGCTCAACAAGCTGAAGGAGTACTCGAACATCGACTTCGACGGCGACACCTCCGGCGCTATCCCGTCCTTCTGA
- a CDS encoding DUF4245 domain-containing protein, whose product MANSKPRILNNNRDMVWSLIPLVIACLLIAGIASQCTLSPGGPKQGPIPNFDVDAALQYDAAELDFPIRNPVVPEDWTPNSGSRQSIAGDQGGDVSNVGFISGAGRYIKLTQSSAMEEVLVPFAVGESRYAAGSESIDGNEWVVYEQEGAEPVWVTDLGDVRLLVTGSGSVQEFTELAAATTSAEPLTP is encoded by the coding sequence GTGGCGAACAGTAAACCCCGGATCCTGAACAACAACCGTGACATGGTGTGGTCTCTCATTCCGCTCGTCATCGCGTGTCTGTTGATCGCTGGTATCGCCAGCCAGTGCACACTCAGCCCAGGTGGCCCGAAGCAGGGACCGATCCCCAATTTCGACGTCGACGCAGCGCTGCAGTACGACGCGGCGGAGCTGGATTTCCCGATCCGCAACCCTGTCGTGCCGGAGGACTGGACGCCGAACTCCGGTAGTCGTCAGTCCATCGCGGGAGACCAGGGCGGGGATGTGAGCAACGTCGGTTTCATCTCGGGCGCCGGCCGCTACATCAAGCTGACACAGTCGAGCGCGATGGAAGAGGTGCTCGTGCCGTTCGCGGTCGGGGAGAGCCGATACGCGGCGGGTAGCGAGTCGATCGACGGCAACGAATGGGTCGTCTACGAGCAGGAAGGCGCCGAACCGGTATGGGTCACCGATCTCGGTGACGTCCGGTTGCTCGTGACCGGCAGCGGAAGCGTCCAGGAATTCACCGAACTCGCTGCTGCGACGACGAGCGCAGAACCTCTGACGCCCTAG
- a CDS encoding 4-hydroxy-3-methylbut-2-enyl diphosphate reductase: MSSAVPLNLGIARPSGEGAPSYSGAKRVLLAEPRGYCAGVDRAVETVEKALEKHGAPVYVRKEIVHNRHVVETLADRGAIFVEETDEVPEGSLLVFSAHGVSPAVHASAAERSLRTIDATCPLVTKVHQEAKRFARDDYDILLIGHEGHEEVEGTAGEAPEHVQLVDGPDSVDNVTVRDENKVIWLSQTTLSVDETMTTVAKLRERFPTLQDPPSDDICYATQNRQVAVKAMAPECDLVIVVGSTNSSNSVRLVEVALTAGARASYLVDYAKEVDTAWLDGITTVGITSGASVPEILVQGVIDLLGEHGFGDVQPVTTANETLVFSLPRELRTSATPR; encoded by the coding sequence ATGTCTTCGGCTGTTCCTCTGAATCTCGGTATCGCACGTCCCTCGGGCGAGGGCGCTCCCTCGTACTCCGGGGCCAAACGGGTTCTCCTGGCAGAGCCGCGCGGTTACTGCGCGGGCGTGGATCGAGCCGTCGAGACGGTGGAGAAGGCCCTGGAGAAGCACGGTGCCCCCGTATACGTCCGTAAGGAGATCGTCCACAACCGGCACGTCGTGGAGACGTTGGCCGATCGCGGGGCGATCTTCGTCGAGGAGACCGACGAGGTACCGGAAGGTTCGCTGCTGGTGTTCTCCGCGCACGGAGTCTCGCCAGCCGTCCACGCCTCTGCGGCCGAGCGTTCGCTCCGCACGATCGACGCGACCTGCCCACTGGTCACCAAGGTGCACCAGGAAGCCAAGCGATTCGCGCGCGACGACTACGACATCCTGCTCATCGGCCACGAGGGCCACGAAGAGGTCGAGGGCACCGCCGGTGAGGCGCCCGAGCACGTGCAACTGGTGGACGGCCCCGACTCCGTGGACAACGTCACCGTGCGCGACGAGAACAAGGTCATCTGGCTGTCACAGACCACATTGAGCGTCGACGAGACCATGACCACGGTCGCTAAGCTTCGCGAGCGTTTCCCGACTCTGCAGGATCCGCCGAGCGACGACATCTGCTACGCCACCCAAAATCGTCAGGTCGCGGTCAAGGCCATGGCGCCCGAGTGCGACCTGGTGATCGTCGTCGGCTCGACCAACTCGTCCAACTCCGTTCGGCTGGTCGAGGTCGCACTGACGGCCGGCGCGCGGGCGAGCTACCTCGTCGATTACGCCAAGGAAGTCGACACCGCCTGGCTCGACGGCATCACCACCGTCGGCATCACCTCGGGCGCGTCGGTACCGGAAATATTGGTGCAGGGCGTCATCGATCTGCTCGGTGAGCACGGTTTCGGAGACGTGCAGCCCGTCACGACTGCCAACGAGACGCTCGTGTTCTCACTGCCCCGAGAATTGCGTACGAGCGCGACACCGCGGTGA
- a CDS encoding DNA recombination protein RmuC, with the protein MNALTALGMIFALVLGGVIGWLLHASRVGDRAVRAEAQLAALRDNEALLRRSLAAVNEDSARRHSGAIGQQVSHLVEPLHDAVDALTEHVRQVEHNRIRAYAGLSEQVTGMHRASVQLSTQTSQLVTALRAPQIRGRWGEMQLERVVELAGMVKHCDFDTQVARNGVRPDMIVRLAGGRQIVVDAKVPFAAYLDAAQEEDPDKRDKQMTRHARHLRTHVDQLAAKEYWRSFEPTPEFVVLFVPGDPFLDAALTSDSALLEYAFTRNVILATPTTLVALLRTVAYTWKQESLAEDAARIQQLGRELYTRLGVVSTHLDKLGGHIGKAVDSFNATVSSVDARVGVTARKLHELELFDADVVDVRRVDGRPRTSDSSHSVGQFGHVSDAVG; encoded by the coding sequence ATGAACGCACTCACGGCACTCGGCATGATCTTCGCCCTCGTCCTCGGGGGCGTGATCGGGTGGTTGCTGCATGCGTCGAGGGTCGGGGACCGGGCTGTTCGAGCCGAAGCTCAGCTGGCGGCACTTCGCGACAACGAAGCGCTTCTTCGTCGTTCGCTCGCGGCCGTCAACGAGGATTCCGCCAGGCGGCATTCTGGTGCAATCGGCCAGCAGGTGTCTCATCTGGTCGAGCCGCTGCACGATGCGGTAGACGCGCTCACCGAACATGTGCGCCAGGTCGAACACAATCGAATCCGGGCCTATGCCGGGCTCAGCGAGCAGGTCACGGGCATGCACCGCGCGTCGGTGCAGTTGTCGACGCAGACCTCCCAGTTGGTCACCGCGTTACGCGCGCCGCAGATTCGTGGTCGATGGGGCGAGATGCAATTGGAACGGGTCGTCGAACTCGCCGGCATGGTCAAGCATTGCGATTTCGACACCCAGGTCGCCAGGAACGGCGTCAGGCCGGACATGATCGTTCGGCTCGCCGGTGGCCGCCAGATCGTCGTCGACGCCAAGGTCCCGTTCGCGGCATATCTCGACGCCGCCCAGGAGGAGGATCCAGACAAGCGAGACAAGCAGATGACGCGTCATGCTCGCCATCTGCGCACCCATGTGGATCAGCTGGCGGCCAAAGAGTACTGGAGATCGTTCGAGCCGACGCCCGAGTTCGTCGTCCTGTTCGTGCCCGGCGACCCGTTCCTGGACGCCGCATTGACGTCGGACTCGGCGCTACTGGAGTACGCCTTCACGAGAAACGTGATTCTTGCCACGCCCACCACGTTGGTCGCACTTCTGCGGACCGTGGCCTATACGTGGAAGCAGGAGTCACTGGCCGAGGACGCCGCACGGATCCAACAGCTCGGCCGTGAGCTGTACACCCGACTCGGTGTGGTGTCCACGCATCTCGACAAGCTCGGAGGGCATATCGGCAAGGCAGTCGACTCGTTCAACGCGACGGTGTCATCCGTGGACGCGCGCGTCGGCGTCACCGCTCGCAAGCTCCACGAACTCGAGCTGTTCGATGCCGATGTGGTCGATGTGCGGCGAGTCGACGGAAGGCCCCGAACGTCCGATTCGTCGCACTCGGTCGGGCAGTTCGGTCATGTCAGCGACGCAGTGGGATGA
- a CDS encoding exodeoxyribonuclease VII small subunit: MDEIPVAEMGYEAARDELVDVVKVLEQGGLDLDASLALWERGELLATRCEEHLAGARKRVENALAHIADED, encoded by the coding sequence ATGGACGAAATACCCGTTGCAGAAATGGGATACGAGGCCGCACGCGACGAACTGGTCGATGTGGTCAAGGTGCTGGAACAGGGCGGTCTCGATCTCGACGCGTCGCTTGCACTGTGGGAGCGCGGAGAACTACTCGCCACCCGATGCGAAGAGCACCTCGCCGGCGCCCGCAAGCGCGTCGAGAATGCACTCGCTCACATCGCCGACGAGGACTAG
- a CDS encoding DUF6542 domain-containing protein, whose product MSTSQRARSGVPLDQRSALASVPGVPAWGAVAIAVGATFLGFVIDAARGTELTSAFACLYIIGTVAAVVLVRYRGLFTAMVQAPLILFVAVPLSYQYFTENPGTGVKDILLNVAIPLVNRFPLMLLGSVLAIAVGAARIFLKRQATHAPAGAATRAKRDRTKDKRASHTRGQSKDDRAREPEVRPRGAATAVPDPRGAEHNRTNESAERRRRSEPAGPSESRRARRERLEPQYDRPAADPYRPDRSASEPPRRPTPRPQAPRVPRPPEVDPYSSPRGGTPTSAHIPPHPVPQVRYRDRGDS is encoded by the coding sequence GTGTCTACCTCCCAACGTGCCCGTTCCGGGGTACCGCTGGACCAACGTTCAGCGCTCGCGTCTGTGCCCGGCGTCCCTGCTTGGGGGGCAGTGGCGATCGCCGTCGGCGCAACATTTCTAGGTTTCGTCATCGATGCTGCACGCGGAACCGAGCTGACGTCGGCGTTCGCGTGCCTGTACATCATCGGAACCGTCGCAGCGGTCGTACTGGTCCGCTATCGCGGTTTGTTCACTGCCATGGTCCAGGCGCCGCTGATCCTGTTCGTCGCCGTGCCGCTGTCGTATCAGTACTTCACCGAAAATCCGGGCACCGGAGTCAAGGACATCCTGCTCAACGTCGCGATTCCGCTGGTCAACCGCTTTCCGCTGATGCTTCTCGGATCGGTTCTGGCGATCGCAGTCGGAGCAGCACGCATTTTCTTGAAGAGGCAGGCGACCCACGCACCTGCAGGGGCTGCCACGCGCGCGAAGCGCGACCGCACCAAGGACAAGCGCGCCTCGCACACTCGCGGGCAGTCCAAGGACGACCGTGCCCGCGAGCCGGAGGTTCGCCCTCGCGGAGCCGCGACGGCCGTGCCCGACCCCAGGGGCGCCGAACACAACAGAACCAACGAATCAGCGGAGCGTCGGCGAAGAAGCGAACCGGCAGGGCCGAGCGAAAGCCGCCGGGCACGTCGGGAACGGCTCGAGCCTCAGTACGACCGGCCCGCTGCAGATCCGTACCGTCCCGATCGATCAGCGTCCGAACCGCCTCGTCGACCCACTCCGAGACCGCAGGCTCCACGCGTTCCCCGGCCACCCGAGGTGGACCCGTACTCGTCTCCGCGAGGCGGCACCCCCACCAGTGCGCATATCCCGCCGCATCCGGTTCCCCAGGTGCGTTACCGCGATCGCGGAGATTCCTGA
- a CDS encoding exonuclease SbcCD subunit D has product MKILHTSDWHIGRTFHGTDLLADQAAALTAIADLVAAHGIDVVVVPGDIYDRAVPSADAVLVCNKGLEAIRAAGAVIVATSGNHDSPARLGAGAAFAAAGGLHLMTRVGEVGTPVLVDDEFGPVAFYGIPYLEPETTRFELDIPAARSHAEVLEAAMARVTADLDERRSDGISVRSVVLAHAFVVGGESTGSERSISVGGVETAPASAFDGVDYVALGHLHSPQALTDRVRYSGSPLPYSFGERSHRKAVWILELDENGLAGVERVDLPIIRGLSRIEGTVEELLTDERFIDAEDHYVSAVLTDPVRPVDAMRSLQARFPHAIHLEWNRPAEDSSLRYRDRVRGRTDSEIMASFVTDMRSTPTASEILLLERALASVHQDEVTADSVTGQYDLFGKSA; this is encoded by the coding sequence ATGAAGATCCTGCACACCTCGGACTGGCACATCGGTCGCACGTTCCACGGCACCGACCTGCTCGCCGACCAGGCTGCCGCGCTGACGGCCATCGCGGATCTGGTTGCAGCGCACGGAATAGACGTCGTCGTCGTGCCGGGTGACATCTACGACCGCGCGGTTCCCAGCGCCGATGCCGTGCTGGTGTGCAACAAGGGCCTGGAAGCCATCCGCGCAGCAGGCGCAGTCATCGTCGCCACGTCTGGAAATCACGATTCGCCCGCGAGACTCGGAGCAGGAGCCGCATTCGCTGCGGCCGGTGGGCTTCATCTGATGACGCGCGTCGGCGAGGTCGGCACCCCAGTCCTCGTCGACGACGAGTTCGGGCCCGTCGCGTTCTACGGAATTCCTTACCTGGAGCCGGAAACCACGCGGTTCGAGCTCGACATTCCCGCTGCGCGCAGCCACGCAGAGGTACTAGAAGCGGCCATGGCACGGGTCACTGCCGATCTCGACGAGCGCCGCAGTGACGGAATCTCGGTCAGATCCGTTGTGCTGGCTCATGCTTTCGTCGTCGGCGGCGAGTCGACGGGTTCCGAGCGGTCCATCTCGGTGGGAGGCGTCGAGACCGCGCCTGCATCGGCATTCGACGGTGTCGACTACGTTGCGTTGGGGCACTTGCATTCTCCGCAGGCATTGACCGATCGAGTTCGATACTCCGGCTCGCCGCTTCCGTATTCGTTCGGCGAGCGCAGCCACAGGAAAGCCGTTTGGATCCTCGAACTCGACGAGAACGGCTTGGCAGGTGTCGAACGCGTCGATCTTCCGATTATCCGTGGGCTCAGTCGAATCGAGGGCACCGTCGAGGAACTGCTGACCGACGAGCGCTTCATCGACGCCGAGGACCACTACGTGTCGGCCGTTCTCACCGATCCGGTACGCCCGGTGGACGCCATGCGTTCGTTGCAGGCCAGATTCCCGCACGCAATTCACCTCGAATGGAACCGTCCCGCTGAAGATTCGAGCCTTCGCTACCGTGACCGGGTGCGCGGGCGTACCGACAGCGAGATAATGGCCTCGTTCGTGACCGATATGAGGAGTACGCCCACAGCCAGCGAAATTCTGCTCCTCGAGCGCGCACTGGCAAGCGTGCACCAGGACGAGGTCACTGCCGACAGCGTGACCGGGCAGTACGACCTGTTCGGGAAGTCTGCGTGA
- a CDS encoding lipid droplet-associated protein has product MTRVPFAARVAAGVAVTVVEEARKLPTTAIMFPMTVVSEVLASSMRLQQQVTALAIKGDQVIAVLPIIGTPDEEQPSWAVFEDDVPADGEGEVDVPDQEPPPATGRFALYSTPPSETPSSGNGSNAKPAAPVDRPDIVDLVDYDTLALAQLRARLRSLSLDDLQTLREYEDASLRRAPFLTMLENRITTAKAK; this is encoded by the coding sequence ATGACTCGTGTCCCGTTTGCCGCACGCGTGGCTGCCGGTGTGGCTGTGACCGTCGTCGAAGAGGCGCGCAAACTCCCCACTACGGCCATCATGTTCCCGATGACCGTCGTCAGCGAGGTCCTTGCAAGCTCGATGCGGCTACAGCAGCAGGTGACTGCTCTCGCCATCAAGGGTGATCAGGTCATCGCAGTCCTCCCGATCATCGGAACGCCTGACGAGGAGCAGCCGTCGTGGGCGGTGTTCGAGGACGATGTGCCGGCCGATGGGGAGGGAGAGGTCGACGTTCCAGACCAGGAGCCACCACCTGCGACCGGTCGGTTCGCGCTGTATTCGACCCCGCCCAGCGAGACCCCTTCCAGTGGCAACGGGTCGAACGCGAAGCCTGCGGCGCCGGTCGACCGTCCGGACATCGTCGATCTCGTCGACTACGACACGCTCGCACTTGCGCAGTTGCGCGCACGGCTACGGTCGCTGTCCTTGGACGATCTCCAGACTCTCCGCGAGTACGAGGACGCGTCGCTGCGGCGTGCGCCGTTCCTGACGATGCTGGAGAACCGAATCACCACCGCGAAAGCCAAGTGA